DNA sequence from the Anaerolineae bacterium genome:
ACCGCACGATGAATATCGCGGCGTGGTGCTGACCACCGGTTCCGCCGGCACCATCGGTTGCGGCGACTACCTGAAAGAAGTCTTCCCCACCAGCAAGGTGGCCGCCAGCGAGGCGCTCCAGTGCCCCACCCTCCTGCTGAACGGCTTCGGCGGGCACCGCATCGAGGGCATCGGCGACAAGCATGTGCCCTGGATCCACAACCTGAAGAACACCGACCTGGTGATGGCCATTGACGATGAGGCCTGCATGAGCCTGGTGCGCCTGTTCAACGAGCCGGCCGGCCGCGCTTACCTGGTCAAGCAGGGCGTGCCCGAGTCCCTGGTGAATCAGCTCGACCTGCTGGGCATCTCCGGCATTGCCAACCTGCTCTCCTCCATCAAGTTCGCCAAGTGGTACGAGCTGGGCGAGAACGACATCGTCCTGACCGTGCTCACCGACTCCATGGAGCTGTACCAGAGCCGCGTGCGGGAACTGCGCGAGGCGCGCGGCGAGTACACCGAGCGCCAAGCGGCGGCCGATTACGCCCGCTACCTGCTGGGCATGGGCGTGGAGTACATGGAGGAGCTGGGCTACTGGGACCGCCGGCGCATCCACAACCTCAAATACTATACCTGGGTGGAGCAGCAGGGCAAGACCTACGAGGAGATCCAGGCCCAGTGGTATGACCGCGACTACTGGTCCAACATCCACAAGCAGGTGTCCGTCATTGACGAGCTGATCCAGGAGTTCAACGCACAGACCGGCCTGCTGAAAGAGCTTTCCTGATGCGGGATGCATGAAGCGATACAGCCCCCGCCGGCACGCCGGCGGGGGCTGTAGCTTTTCATTGGGCCGGCTCATCCCCTGGCCGGCCAGGGAACCTCGTGCAGGCTGGCCTCGCCGGCC
Encoded proteins:
- a CDS encoding pyridoxal-5-phosphate-dependent protein subunit beta; the protein is PHDEYRGVVLTTGSAGTIGCGDYLKEVFPTSKVAASEALQCPTLLLNGFGGHRIEGIGDKHVPWIHNLKNTDLVMAIDDEACMSLVRLFNEPAGRAYLVKQGVPESLVNQLDLLGISGIANLLSSIKFAKWYELGENDIVLTVLTDSMELYQSRVRELREARGEYTERQAAADYARYLLGMGVEYMEELGYWDRRRIHNLKYYTWVEQQGKTYEEIQAQWYDRDYWSNIHKQVSVIDELIQEFNAQTGLLKELS